A DNA window from Bdellovibrio sp. BCCA contains the following coding sequences:
- the uvrB gene encoding excinuclease ABC subunit UvrB, with amino-acid sequence MGSTYKKNFQLVSEFQPSGDQPRAIQQMLENFDAGLKHQTLLGVTGSGKTFSMAHTIAKLNQPALVLAPNKTLAAQLYAEFKELFPHNAVEYFVSYYDYYQPEAYIPSTDTYIEKDSAINEQIDRMRHSATRSLFDRRDVIIVSSVSCIYGLGSPEAYEGMMIQIVSNTEMKRDHLLRELIRIQYQRNNVDFSRGTVRVRGDNVEIFPPYEEERAVRVEFFGDFIERLSWIDPLTGQVLEEIDQIGIYPGSHHVTSDDNLKRAIKTIQEELRERLVVLNQEMKFLEAQRLEQRTYYDIEMMEQMGFCQGIENYSRHMTGRGPGEPPPTLLEYFPKDFVTFIDESHVTVPQIGGMYRGDRARKSTLVEHGFRLPSALDNRPLNFQEFESMMDKVVYVSATPGTYELQKSEGIIVEQIIRPTGLIDPIVEVRPVKHQVDDLLKEIRERIKNKERVLITTLTKRSAEDLTEYYESLGIKVKYLHSDIQTVERTEILRDLRLGVFDVLVGINLLREGLDIPEVSLVGITDADKEGFLRSERSLIQTIGRAARNINGRVILYGDTVTESMRKAIGETDRRRRIQQEYNQTHGVTPQSIRKRIKEGLGEVFDGTLANTVLTGEAKAGAMKNKFAHQPEKIQQEIEKLRAKMKEYSANLEFEEAAKIRDEIKRLQITELTLRSGEVESDSAEVVKDGLK; translated from the coding sequence ATGGGCTCTACTTATAAAAAGAACTTTCAACTGGTGTCGGAGTTTCAACCTTCTGGGGATCAGCCGCGCGCGATTCAGCAGATGCTTGAGAATTTTGATGCGGGTTTGAAACATCAAACATTGTTAGGCGTGACGGGATCGGGAAAAACTTTTTCGATGGCGCACACGATTGCGAAGTTGAATCAACCAGCACTGGTGTTGGCTCCGAATAAAACTTTGGCGGCGCAGCTCTATGCAGAGTTCAAAGAGCTTTTTCCTCACAACGCCGTTGAGTACTTTGTTAGTTATTACGATTACTATCAGCCAGAAGCTTATATTCCTTCCACAGACACTTATATCGAAAAAGATTCCGCGATCAATGAACAGATCGATCGCATGCGCCACTCGGCGACGCGTTCTTTGTTTGATCGTCGCGATGTTATTATCGTGAGCTCGGTTTCTTGTATCTACGGTTTGGGTTCTCCGGAAGCGTATGAAGGCATGATGATTCAAATCGTTTCCAATACGGAAATGAAACGAGATCACTTACTCCGAGAACTTATTCGCATTCAATATCAAAGAAACAACGTCGATTTCTCTCGTGGCACTGTGCGTGTGCGCGGGGATAATGTTGAGATCTTTCCTCCTTACGAAGAAGAACGTGCGGTTCGTGTCGAGTTCTTCGGTGATTTTATCGAAAGACTTTCGTGGATTGATCCTCTGACAGGACAAGTGTTGGAAGAGATCGATCAGATCGGCATTTATCCGGGAAGTCACCACGTCACTAGTGACGACAACTTGAAACGCGCGATTAAGACCATTCAAGAGGAATTGCGCGAGCGTTTGGTTGTGCTAAATCAAGAAATGAAGTTCTTAGAAGCTCAACGTCTGGAGCAAAGAACTTACTACGATATCGAAATGATGGAGCAAATGGGTTTCTGTCAGGGGATTGAGAACTACTCTCGTCATATGACAGGACGGGGGCCCGGTGAGCCTCCTCCAACATTGCTTGAATACTTCCCAAAAGATTTCGTTACTTTTATTGACGAGTCCCACGTCACGGTTCCGCAAATTGGGGGCATGTATCGTGGTGACCGCGCTCGTAAGTCGACTCTTGTAGAGCACGGTTTCCGTTTGCCATCAGCTTTAGACAATAGGCCTCTGAACTTTCAAGAGTTTGAAAGCATGATGGATAAGGTCGTTTATGTTTCAGCGACCCCGGGTACTTATGAATTGCAAAAATCCGAAGGGATCATCGTCGAGCAGATTATTCGTCCAACAGGATTGATTGATCCTATTGTCGAAGTTCGTCCGGTGAAACATCAAGTGGATGATCTTCTTAAAGAGATCCGCGAGCGCATTAAAAACAAAGAGCGTGTTCTCATCACGACTTTGACAAAACGTTCGGCAGAGGATTTAACCGAGTATTATGAAAGTCTTGGAATCAAAGTAAAGTATCTGCACAGTGACATTCAAACGGTGGAGCGAACTGAAATTCTGCGCGATCTTCGTTTGGGAGTTTTCGATGTTCTTGTTGGTATCAACCTTTTGCGTGAGGGTTTGGATATTCCTGAAGTCAGTCTTGTCGGCATCACCGATGCGGATAAAGAAGGTTTCCTGCGCTCCGAAAGATCTTTGATTCAAACGATTGGCCGTGCCGCGAGGAATATCAACGGGCGAGTGATTCTTTACGGTGATACAGTGACTGAAAGCATGCGAAAGGCGATCGGTGAAACAGATCGTCGTCGTCGTATTCAACAAGAATACAATCAGACCCACGGTGTTACTCCGCAGTCGATTCGTAAAAGAATCAAAGAAGGTCTTGGTGAGGTCTTCGACGGGACTTTGGCGAATACGGTTCTTACGGGTGAGGCTAAAGCCGGCGCAATGAAGAATAAATTTGCGCATCAGCCAGAAAAGATCCAGCAAGAAATTGAAAAGCTGCGTGCCAAAATGAAAGAGTATTCAGCGAACCTTGAGTTTGAAGAAGCGGCGAAAATCCGCGATGAAATCAAACGCCTGCAAATTACTGAATTAACTTTGAGAAGCGGTGAAGTCGAATCGGACAGTGCGGAGGTTGTTAAGGATGGCCTCAAGTAA
- a CDS encoding penicillin acylase family protein, whose amino-acid sequence MKFLKRSLLGLVILLGIASLGIYFFLKSSQAPMDGTLKIQNLSHPVKVTRDTFGIPHIRAENKLDALRALGFVQASERLFQMELSRRMTQGELSEVFGEIALKSDKLYRSLMLKRSVERMLALEKSQGRFDQQVWNEMEAYFDGINQYIATRPLPYEMKILGLKPRPFTPLDAYIMTGHMAYSFGIALKADPLMTKLADKLPLNQFQALRNDPLKAPIKIAATSALDRWSSALHAITPEGLFIPSFEGSNAWLVGPERSQSGKSIFANDPHIGYSSPAVWFEAHIQTPEFEIYGHYLPLVPFAVLGHNRHHAWGFTMSLADDMDLFRETLDKEKKTVLFKNKPQPYQEWTEVIKIKDQPDLVLNMIETSHGPIMDEFLSEKNLALKWAFHRPENNPMRALRNMAEAKDINAFEAALQYGTAPGLNVMYADAENIAWWVFGDIAVKKNPNSDMILNGSTGTDEYERLLPWNEKPHSVNPESGFIVTANSRPQGLNANIRGDWQSDDRFQTISRALAEKDQWSVEEFKALQTENFNYQNKNILNKMFEHVRLNDTENAKYKNKLEALKSWNMQSDVNSKEASLFHQWNNENILLMLEDFDEDTRAAYLNTPYAWVFYERAILNPTSTWWTHKNYTKVVTKGFMAAAEKLSNNPTWGTLHTIEYMHPLGRSYPLNKIFNLGPYPMPGSYNDINNNKMRSMGGDFKVVAGPSTRRIIDFANPQKSWGINPIGNSGHMLSPFYKDQVQMFLDGKYRPQLMDEKDIAAAKTHELILE is encoded by the coding sequence ATGAAATTTTTAAAACGAAGCCTGCTCGGCCTTGTCATTCTTCTTGGTATTGCTTCTCTCGGAATTTATTTTTTCCTTAAAAGTTCTCAAGCCCCCATGGATGGGACTTTGAAAATTCAGAACCTCTCACATCCGGTGAAAGTGACTCGTGATACTTTTGGAATTCCTCACATTCGCGCGGAAAATAAACTCGATGCCTTAAGAGCGTTGGGATTTGTTCAGGCCAGTGAACGTCTTTTTCAGATGGAGCTTTCTCGCCGCATGACTCAAGGTGAGCTGAGCGAAGTCTTTGGTGAAATCGCATTAAAGAGTGACAAACTTTATCGCAGCTTGATGCTGAAACGGTCCGTTGAAAGAATGCTCGCTCTTGAAAAATCCCAAGGCCGTTTTGATCAGCAAGTATGGAATGAGATGGAGGCGTACTTTGATGGCATCAATCAGTATATCGCCACTCGCCCGCTTCCGTATGAGATGAAGATTTTGGGGCTTAAACCTCGCCCATTCACGCCTCTTGATGCCTACATCATGACAGGTCACATGGCTTACAGCTTTGGAATTGCTCTAAAGGCTGACCCCTTAATGACGAAGCTTGCTGACAAACTTCCTCTCAATCAGTTTCAGGCCCTGAGAAATGACCCACTGAAGGCACCCATTAAAATTGCGGCGACTTCAGCTTTGGACCGCTGGTCCTCCGCTCTGCATGCTATCACTCCCGAAGGACTCTTTATTCCTTCATTCGAAGGGAGTAACGCGTGGCTTGTAGGGCCCGAGCGCTCGCAATCGGGAAAAAGTATTTTCGCAAATGACCCGCATATTGGTTACAGCTCTCCGGCTGTTTGGTTTGAAGCACACATCCAAACGCCGGAGTTTGAAATTTACGGACACTATCTGCCTTTAGTTCCGTTTGCAGTTTTAGGTCACAACCGTCATCACGCTTGGGGTTTTACTATGTCCCTTGCAGACGACATGGATCTTTTCCGTGAAACTTTAGATAAGGAAAAGAAAACAGTTTTATTTAAGAACAAACCTCAACCTTATCAAGAGTGGACAGAAGTTATTAAAATCAAAGATCAACCGGATCTTGTGCTCAATATGATTGAAACTTCTCATGGCCCTATCATGGATGAGTTTTTGTCAGAGAAAAATTTGGCACTCAAATGGGCCTTCCACCGTCCTGAAAACAATCCGATGCGTGCTTTAAGAAATATGGCAGAAGCTAAAGACATCAATGCCTTTGAGGCGGCTCTGCAGTATGGCACAGCGCCTGGACTTAACGTGATGTATGCCGATGCAGAGAATATCGCATGGTGGGTTTTTGGCGATATTGCCGTTAAGAAAAATCCAAACTCGGATATGATTCTCAATGGCAGCACTGGAACTGACGAATACGAACGCCTTCTTCCGTGGAATGAAAAACCACACTCTGTCAATCCAGAGTCAGGCTTTATCGTGACAGCGAACTCTCGTCCTCAAGGATTGAACGCGAATATTCGCGGCGACTGGCAGTCTGACGATCGCTTCCAAACAATTTCTCGTGCCCTTGCCGAAAAAGATCAGTGGAGTGTGGAAGAATTCAAAGCGCTTCAAACTGAAAATTTCAATTATCAGAATAAAAATATTCTGAATAAAATGTTTGAGCATGTTCGCCTCAACGATACCGAAAATGCGAAATACAAAAATAAACTCGAAGCCCTTAAGTCTTGGAATATGCAGTCCGATGTGAATTCCAAAGAGGCGAGCCTCTTCCATCAATGGAACAACGAAAATATTTTATTGATGCTTGAAGATTTCGACGAAGACACAAGAGCTGCTTATCTCAACACTCCTTACGCTTGGGTGTTCTATGAAAGAGCTATCTTAAATCCAACTTCGACATGGTGGACTCATAAGAATTATACAAAGGTTGTAACAAAGGGTTTTATGGCCGCGGCCGAAAAACTTTCTAACAATCCAACTTGGGGAACACTGCACACGATTGAATACATGCATCCATTAGGAAGAAGTTACCCTTTGAATAAGATCTTCAATCTTGGTCCTTATCCAATGCCGGGCTCCTACAACGACATCAACAACAATAAAATGCGCTCCATGGGTGGCGACTTTAAAGTCGTTGCCGGACCGTCCACTCGCCGTATTATCGACTTTGCAAATCCACAAAAAAGCTGGGGCATCAATCCCATCGGAAACTCCGGACACATGCTTTCTCCTTTCTACAAGGACCAAGTGCAAATGTTCCTCGACGGAAAATATCGTCCACAACTGATGGATGAAAAAGACATCGCTGCCGCAAAAACCCATGAACTCATTCTTGAGTAA
- the cysS gene encoding cysteine--tRNA ligase, protein MSLKIYSTLSRQTEEFKPLTPGEVKIYVCGPTVYNFLHVGNFRGVVFFNLVRNWLEELGYKVQYALNFTDVDDKIIARANEMGKSAGDVSELYIAEYKKDFATLGLRPHDFNPKVTEHMDGIRAVISKLIENKMAYQADGDVNYSVSSFDGYGKLSGRKVEDQQAGSRIDVDEKKHNAEDFALWKSAKAGEISWPSPWGPGRPGWHIECSAMIKDIFGDQIDIHGGGMDLIFPHHENEIAQSEGCTHKQFVKYWMHWNMINFGSQKMSKSLGNIVSMREFLEVNPPEVYKWMMLNVHYRSVSDFSDDSIGRAVTGLARIYSALAVAESYLPVISGSDYSILPPEPGFEKITKEAWDKVTTALNDDFGTPEVFAALFEVTRQFNNQVRRGLKVNPAVQGKALAYRNFVHRVGALMSLFQQPAQAFLQDLDSRLLAQMKIERSAVEAVIAERTAARAAKDFAKSDELRAKLTEMGISVSDTPEGSFWEVTK, encoded by the coding sequence ATGTCTTTAAAAATCTACAGCACGCTCAGTCGCCAGACAGAGGAATTTAAACCGCTCACTCCAGGTGAAGTGAAAATCTACGTCTGCGGTCCGACGGTTTATAATTTCCTGCACGTGGGAAACTTTCGCGGTGTTGTATTTTTTAACCTGGTTCGCAATTGGTTGGAGGAGCTTGGTTATAAAGTTCAGTACGCTCTGAATTTCACCGATGTGGATGATAAAATCATCGCGCGCGCCAATGAAATGGGGAAATCGGCGGGAGATGTTTCGGAACTTTATATCGCTGAATACAAAAAAGATTTTGCGACATTGGGTTTACGTCCTCATGACTTCAATCCGAAAGTCACTGAGCACATGGACGGCATTCGTGCTGTGATTTCGAAATTAATTGAAAATAAAATGGCTTATCAGGCCGACGGCGACGTGAACTACTCCGTTTCATCTTTTGATGGATACGGAAAATTGAGTGGTCGCAAAGTGGAAGATCAACAAGCGGGATCTCGCATTGATGTGGATGAAAAGAAGCACAATGCTGAAGACTTTGCTCTTTGGAAGTCTGCGAAAGCGGGCGAAATTTCTTGGCCTTCTCCATGGGGGCCTGGACGTCCGGGCTGGCATATTGAATGCTCAGCGATGATCAAAGATATTTTTGGTGATCAGATTGATATTCATGGTGGCGGTATGGATTTGATTTTCCCGCACCATGAAAATGAAATCGCGCAAAGTGAAGGCTGCACTCATAAGCAGTTCGTTAAGTACTGGATGCACTGGAATATGATCAACTTCGGTTCTCAAAAAATGTCGAAGTCTTTGGGGAATATCGTTTCTATGCGTGAGTTCCTGGAGGTGAATCCGCCGGAGGTTTACAAGTGGATGATGCTCAATGTGCATTATCGCAGTGTCAGTGATTTCTCGGATGATTCTATTGGTCGTGCAGTAACAGGACTTGCGCGGATTTATTCAGCACTTGCCGTGGCAGAAAGTTATCTCCCAGTTATTTCTGGATCTGATTATAGTATTTTACCACCTGAACCTGGTTTTGAAAAAATCACGAAGGAAGCTTGGGATAAAGTAACAACAGCGTTGAATGACGACTTCGGAACTCCAGAAGTTTTTGCGGCGTTGTTTGAAGTGACTCGTCAGTTTAACAATCAAGTTCGTCGTGGTTTAAAAGTAAATCCAGCAGTTCAGGGAAAAGCACTGGCGTATCGTAACTTCGTTCATCGCGTGGGTGCCTTGATGAGCTTGTTCCAACAACCAGCTCAAGCATTCTTGCAAGATCTAGACAGCCGTTTGCTTGCGCAAATGAAAATTGAGCGCTCGGCAGTGGAAGCTGTGATTGCAGAAAGAACAGCAGCCCGCGCCGCCAAAGATTTTGCGAAGTCTGACGAATTGCGCGCGAAGCTCACCGAAATGGGTATTTCAGTGAGCGACACTCCAGAAGGCAGCTTCTGGGAAGTAACGAAGTAG
- the gltX gene encoding glutamate--tRNA ligase: protein MTSKIAPHPRVRFAPSPTGYLHVGGARTALYNYLFAKKNGGEFILRIEDTDEARSTEESLRGVVDDLVWLGLLWDEGVDPRTLKDVGPNGPYRQSERQHIYKKYADQLLEAGKAYYCFLTDEEIEKQRAEALAAGRSPHVNSPYQDWSLQKALDHLKAGNKGVVRFKTKGLAKDYIFTDLVRGEVKFPSDMVGDFVLLRSDGMPVYNFCCVVDDHLMKITHVFRAEEHLPNTLRQMMIYESLNWPLPEFGHMALILDEDRQKLSKRKGAVACGQLKEEGYLASAVLNFIALLGWSHPEGKEIMTVEDMKQAFDISRLNPSGAIFDRVKFKWMNSMHLRALPNAELWKAIQPFLAREKMELPQDPVWQDKSIALFKPYMEILADAVELYRPLNDKSYVILPEADETLKWEPTKAVLTAWLELVKAHPSDFMTEDEFLKYQDEVKNKTGAKGKNLFMPIRVAVIGKPHGAELKILVPLIKKTSLIARAEQALAKT from the coding sequence ATGACCTCAAAAATCGCCCCACATCCTCGCGTTCGTTTCGCCCCCTCTCCGACGGGATATTTGCACGTCGGCGGAGCTAGAACCGCTCTTTACAACTATCTTTTTGCCAAGAAAAACGGTGGCGAATTTATTCTTCGTATTGAAGACACGGATGAAGCGCGCTCAACAGAAGAATCTCTTCGTGGAGTTGTGGATGATCTTGTGTGGTTGGGCCTTCTTTGGGATGAAGGGGTGGATCCAAGAACTTTAAAAGACGTCGGTCCTAACGGTCCTTATCGTCAAAGTGAGCGCCAACATATCTACAAAAAATATGCGGACCAACTTCTTGAAGCGGGCAAAGCTTATTACTGCTTTTTGACTGATGAAGAAATTGAAAAACAAAGAGCCGAGGCTTTGGCTGCCGGCCGCTCTCCGCATGTGAATTCTCCCTATCAAGATTGGTCCTTGCAAAAAGCGTTGGATCATTTGAAGGCAGGCAACAAAGGTGTTGTTCGTTTCAAAACAAAAGGTCTTGCGAAAGATTATATCTTTACAGATCTAGTGCGTGGAGAAGTGAAGTTCCCATCAGACATGGTGGGCGATTTTGTTCTTTTACGCTCTGATGGTATGCCTGTTTATAACTTCTGCTGTGTTGTTGACGATCACTTGATGAAGATCACGCACGTCTTCCGCGCGGAAGAACATCTTCCAAATACTTTGCGCCAAATGATGATCTATGAATCTTTGAACTGGCCATTACCAGAGTTCGGTCACATGGCTTTGATCTTGGATGAAGATCGTCAAAAACTTTCTAAGCGCAAAGGCGCTGTGGCTTGCGGCCAGTTGAAAGAAGAAGGCTACTTGGCTTCCGCCGTTTTGAATTTCATCGCTCTTCTTGGTTGGTCACATCCCGAAGGCAAAGAGATCATGACTGTGGAAGATATGAAGCAGGCATTTGATATTTCTCGTTTGAATCCATCAGGCGCGATCTTTGACCGTGTGAAATTTAAGTGGATGAACTCGATGCACTTGCGTGCGCTTCCGAATGCAGAACTTTGGAAAGCGATTCAGCCGTTCTTGGCGCGTGAGAAAATGGAACTTCCGCAAGATCCTGTATGGCAAGATAAGTCGATTGCTTTGTTTAAGCCGTATATGGAAATTTTGGCTGATGCCGTGGAGCTTTACAGACCTCTGAATGACAAGTCTTATGTGATTTTGCCAGAGGCTGATGAGACTTTGAAATGGGAGCCGACAAAGGCTGTTTTGACGGCGTGGTTGGAACTTGTGAAAGCGCATCCTTCTGATTTTATGACGGAAGATGAGTTCTTGAAGTATCAAGACGAAGTGAAAAACAAGACAGGTGCAAAAGGGAAAAATCTCTTTATGCCAATTCGTGTGGCGGTGATCGGAAAACCTCACGGAGCTGAATTGAAGATCCTTGTGCCTCTTATTAAGAAAACATCTTTGATTGCTCGCGCAGAGCAGGCATTGGCGAAAACATAG
- a CDS encoding CarD family transcriptional regulator, whose amino-acid sequence MQTFSIGDNAVYPGYGVVKVVSIETKEMLGTKTTFYNMQLVDTGLKIMIPTTNVKSAGLRPIISKTEAARVVGILKEKDIKIDNQTWNRRYREYMEKIKTGSVFEIAEVLRDLFLLKADKELSFGERKMLDSARSLLLKELTLATSQEELFKEEEVKAIFGITA is encoded by the coding sequence ATGCAAACGTTTAGTATCGGTGATAATGCAGTTTATCCTGGATATGGCGTTGTTAAAGTGGTTTCTATTGAAACCAAAGAAATGTTGGGCACAAAGACAACATTCTACAATATGCAGTTAGTGGACACGGGCCTGAAAATCATGATTCCAACAACGAACGTTAAATCTGCGGGACTTCGTCCTATTATTTCTAAGACAGAAGCAGCACGCGTTGTAGGTATTCTCAAAGAAAAAGACATCAAGATCGACAACCAAACATGGAATCGCCGTTATCGCGAGTACATGGAGAAAATCAAGACAGGTTCTGTTTTTGAAATTGCTGAAGTTTTACGCGATTTGTTCCTTCTAAAAGCGGACAAAGAGCTTTCCTTCGGCGAGCGCAAGATGCTTGATTCCGCTCGTAGCCTTCTTCTAAAAGAACTCACTTTGGCAACAAGCCAAGAAGAGCTTTTCAAAGAAGAAGAAGTCAAAGCGATCTTCGGTATCACCGCGTAA
- a CDS encoding S8 family serine peptidase, with product MNHLVKNITVASAVAMLTVSAASAGTVLKLNAGAIDTNKISNNYAASWMMETQATEYIVQFKKAITEADKAKLKGQFEVFGYLPDDALVVRGTYANLVSFKNNHPEVQAVVKYAPSYKVSSQFEVASIFNKDTVQSVLVKIFKSSEAEKIASQMTALNPQVELQVVGGKSIMALVPRGSVAQVAALTGVENVQPTPEIELFHFVMDQDIAGDVHATAAGDYSDLTGDEPGTRVMKFDAAWAQGFTGRGQIVSMADTGLDSGNVASIHQDFAGGVTSGYPFGLWSKTWDDPMGHGTHVAGSVMGRGTASKGLLKGGAYEAKMVAEGMWSPMLKNLSVPSKLGDLFTKAYSEGARIHTNSWGGARTFGAYDNFAIQVDEWLYANPDMLILFAAGNSGADKNKDGRIDANSMASPGTAKNVLTVGASENKVSTGGIQVPISKLRAAKDEWPAEPIYSDYISNNENGLAMFSSRGPTSDGRVKPDIVAPGTNILSVKSQVKDASDLWGAYNKDYVWSGGTSMATPLTAGAAAVARQIVIEKLGVQNPSGALMKAVMIHTAVDMYPGQFGEIGAARGQEILTRRPNSDEGYGRVDVSNVLNLGPKTKLIDNRNGVAQGSEDSYEFTLTGTGKLYANLVWTDAPGSANAAQALVNDLDLVLTMPNGQTLSMNDHINNLEMIEKAGLPAGTYKLTVKGYKVPQGKNGAQAYALVYTATEL from the coding sequence ATGAATCATCTTGTGAAAAATATCACAGTGGCATCCGCTGTTGCGATGTTAACAGTGAGTGCAGCAAGTGCCGGCACAGTTTTGAAACTGAATGCAGGCGCCATTGATACGAATAAAATCTCTAACAACTACGCCGCATCTTGGATGATGGAAACTCAGGCGACTGAGTACATCGTGCAATTTAAAAAGGCGATCACAGAAGCTGACAAAGCAAAACTTAAAGGACAGTTTGAAGTTTTCGGTTATCTTCCAGATGATGCTTTAGTGGTTCGCGGTACTTACGCAAATCTAGTTTCTTTCAAGAATAACCACCCAGAAGTTCAAGCAGTGGTTAAATATGCTCCTTCTTATAAAGTAAGTTCTCAGTTCGAAGTGGCGAGCATCTTTAATAAAGACACGGTTCAAAGTGTCTTAGTGAAGATCTTTAAGTCTTCTGAGGCTGAAAAAATCGCTTCTCAAATGACGGCACTAAATCCTCAAGTAGAACTTCAAGTTGTTGGTGGAAAGTCTATTATGGCTTTGGTTCCTCGCGGATCAGTAGCTCAAGTGGCAGCATTGACAGGTGTTGAAAACGTTCAACCAACTCCAGAGATCGAACTGTTTCACTTCGTGATGGATCAAGATATTGCTGGTGATGTTCACGCAACAGCGGCAGGCGATTACTCGGATCTAACAGGTGACGAGCCTGGAACTCGCGTGATGAAATTTGATGCCGCTTGGGCACAAGGCTTCACAGGCCGCGGTCAGATCGTTTCCATGGCTGACACAGGTTTGGATTCTGGAAACGTAGCTTCTATTCATCAAGACTTCGCAGGTGGAGTGACTTCAGGTTACCCATTCGGTTTGTGGTCTAAAACTTGGGACGATCCAATGGGTCACGGAACTCACGTTGCCGGATCTGTGATGGGTCGCGGAACAGCTTCAAAAGGTCTTCTTAAAGGCGGAGCTTACGAAGCAAAAATGGTGGCTGAAGGTATGTGGTCGCCAATGCTTAAAAACTTAAGCGTTCCTTCGAAACTGGGTGATCTTTTCACAAAAGCATACTCTGAAGGCGCTCGCATCCATACAAACTCTTGGGGTGGTGCTCGTACTTTTGGTGCTTACGACAACTTCGCAATCCAAGTTGACGAATGGCTTTACGCAAATCCTGATATGTTGATCCTATTTGCGGCTGGTAACTCTGGCGCAGATAAAAACAAGGACGGCCGTATCGATGCCAACTCCATGGCGTCTCCAGGAACAGCGAAAAACGTTCTCACTGTGGGAGCTTCTGAAAACAAAGTTTCTACAGGTGGTATCCAAGTTCCAATCAGCAAACTAAGAGCAGCTAAAGATGAATGGCCAGCGGAACCTATCTACAGCGATTACATCTCTAACAACGAAAATGGTTTGGCGATGTTCTCTTCTCGTGGACCTACAAGTGATGGCCGTGTGAAACCAGACATCGTGGCTCCGGGAACAAACATCTTGAGCGTTAAATCTCAAGTGAAAGACGCTTCTGATTTGTGGGGCGCTTACAACAAAGACTACGTTTGGTCGGGCGGTACTTCAATGGCAACGCCGTTGACGGCAGGTGCTGCGGCAGTGGCTCGTCAAATCGTGATTGAAAAGTTGGGCGTGCAAAATCCATCAGGCGCTTTGATGAAAGCCGTGATGATTCACACAGCAGTTGATATGTATCCGGGGCAATTCGGTGAGATCGGTGCGGCTCGTGGTCAGGAGATTTTGACTCGTCGCCCGAACTCTGACGAAGGTTACGGTCGTGTGGATGTTTCCAATGTTTTGAACTTGGGACCAAAAACGAAGTTGATCGACAACCGTAACGGTGTCGCGCAAGGATCTGAGGATTCTTATGAGTTTACTTTGACTGGCACTGGCAAGCTTTACGCGAACCTTGTTTGGACAGATGCTCCAGGTTCGGCGAATGCCGCTCAAGCTCTAGTAAATGACTTGGACTTAGTTTTGACGATGCCTAACGGTCAAACATTGAGCATGAACGATCACATCAACAACCTTGAAATGATCGAAAAAGCAGGCCTTCCGGCTGGAACTTACAAATTGACTGTAAAGGGTTATAAAGTTCCTCAGGGCAAGAACGGCGCTCAGGCTTATGCACTTGTTTATACAGCTACTGAGTTGTAA